Proteins from a single region of Hydra vulgaris chromosome 12, alternate assembly HydraT2T_AEP:
- the LOC124808270 gene encoding visual pigment-like receptor peropsin isoform X2 produces the protein MNIDKICFFLISTIATVINAVSLYFIYRKYKKHKSNYVILCINLSFSDLLRSVAGYIPSLLIEEHISTATMLCKLSAFFIAFTSYTTIAMITAIALSRMVLLNTYILSNKINYKTLFIKIGVLSWIYGFTWAIMPFIGFSSYTLEDTCSRCSINFSPKTRMEKVYLILLIVFGFFIPAIIIVVSCLYTAYVMRTKYKYFNATYGKENIETKRYKEKENKALISFILMVLSFVVCWTPYAIIGFFSAFTSIQIFKWLFHLAALFGKSSAFINPVIYYWKDGLFNKSFKCKKSQLFQLLTRRTEYNQPTI, from the coding sequence atgaacatcgataaaatatgtttctttttaatttcaacaatTGCTACAGTTATAAATGCAGTTTccttgtattttatttacagaaaatacaaaaaacacaaaagtaaCTACGTCATATTGTgtattaatttatcttttagtGATTTACTTCGCAGCGTAGCAGGGTATATACCATCACTATTAATTGAAGAACATATAAGTACTGCTACAATGTTGTGTAAATTATCTGCTTTTTTTATCGCTTTTACATCGTATACAACAATTGCAATGATAACAGCAATCGCTCTTTCAAGAATGGTGCTATTAAATACATACATTCTtagtaacaaaattaattacaaaacacttttcataaaaattggAGTATTATCGTGGATATATGGATTTACTTGGGCTATTATGCCTTTCATAGGATTTTCCTCGTACACTCTTGAAGATACGTGTTCTCGATGTTCAATTAATTTTTCTCCTAAAACTAGAatggaaaaagtgtatttaattttgttaatagtCTTTGGATTTTTTATTCCCGCCATAATAATAGTGGTTTCATGTTTATATACGGCTTATGTAATGCgcacaaaatataaatattttaatgcaacTTACGGTAaggaaaatattgaaacaaaacgatataaagaaaaggaaaataaagcattaatatCATTTATACTAATGGTATTATCTTTTGTAGTATGTTGGACACCATACGCAATAATCGGGTTCTTTTCAGCTTTTACttcaattcaaatttttaaatggctTTTTCACTTGGCTGCCTTGTTTGGGAAATCTTCTGCTTTTATCAACccagttatttattattggaAAGATGGCTTATTTAACAAATCCTTCAAATGCAAAAAATCACAGTTATTTCAGTTATTAACACGGAGAACTGAATACAATCAACCaacaatttaa